A single region of the Bacteroides luhongzhouii genome encodes:
- the lpxD gene encoding UDP-3-O-(3-hydroxymyristoyl)glucosamine N-acyltransferase translates to MEFSAKQIAAFIQGEIIGDENATVHTFAKIEEGMPGAISFLSNPKYTPYIYETQSSIVLVNKDFTPEHEIKATLIKVDNAYESLAKLLNLYEMSKPKKQGIDSLAFVAPSAKIGENVYIGAFAYIGENTVIGDNTQIYPHTFVGDGVKIGNSCLLYSNVNVYHDCRIGNECILHSGAVIGADGFGFAPTPNGYDKIPQIGIVILEDKVDIGANTCVDRATMGATVVHSGVKLDNLIQIAHNDEIGSHTVMAAQAGIAGSTKVGEWCMIGGQVGIAGHAKIGDKVGLGAQSGVPGDIKSGSQLIGTPPMELKQYFKSSIAQRSLPDMQKELRKLRKEVEELKQLLNK, encoded by the coding sequence ATGGAGTTCTCGGCTAAGCAAATTGCAGCATTTATCCAAGGGGAAATCATTGGAGACGAAAACGCTACGGTACACACATTCGCTAAAATTGAAGAGGGAATGCCCGGAGCAATTTCTTTCCTGTCAAATCCCAAATATACACCTTACATCTACGAGACACAATCAAGCATTGTCCTGGTTAATAAGGACTTCACTCCCGAACACGAAATTAAAGCTACTCTTATCAAAGTAGACAATGCATATGAAAGTCTGGCCAAATTGCTCAATCTTTATGAGATGAGTAAGCCTAAGAAACAAGGTATAGATTCATTAGCTTTCGTTGCACCCAGCGCCAAAATTGGTGAGAACGTATACATCGGTGCTTTTGCCTATATCGGTGAAAATACCGTGATCGGAGATAATACTCAAATTTACCCGCACACTTTCGTTGGAGACGGCGTGAAAATAGGCAACAGTTGCTTGCTTTACTCCAATGTAAATGTTTATCATGATTGCCGCATAGGTAATGAATGTATCCTTCATTCGGGTGCAGTGATTGGAGCTGACGGATTTGGTTTTGCTCCCACTCCGAACGGATACGATAAGATTCCGCAAATCGGAATTGTTATTCTGGAAGATAAAGTAGATATAGGTGCTAACACGTGTGTAGACCGTGCTACAATGGGAGCTACGGTAGTACATAGCGGTGTCAAGTTGGACAACCTGATACAAATAGCACACAATGATGAAATAGGTTCGCATACCGTTATGGCTGCGCAAGCCGGAATTGCCGGTTCTACCAAAGTTGGTGAATGGTGTATGATCGGTGGCCAGGTAGGTATTGCAGGACATGCTAAAATAGGAGATAAAGTTGGATTAGGCGCACAATCAGGCGTACCGGGAGACATCAAGTCCGGTAGCCAGCTTATCGGAACTCCTCCTATGGAACTGAAGCAATATTTCAAATCATCCATTGCACAAAGAAGCCTGCCGGATATGCAGAAAGAACTGCGTAAGTTGCGCAAAGAAGTAGAAGAATTAAAACAACTATTAAATAAGTAA
- a CDS encoding HD domain-containing protein: MPYERKIINDPVFGFINIPKGLLYDIVRHPLLQRLTRIKQVGLSSVVYPGAQHTRFQHSLGAFYLMSEAITQLTSKGNFIFDSEAEAVQAAILLHDIGHGPFSHVLEDTIVKGVSHEEISLMLMERMNKEMNGQLSLAIQIFKDEYPKRFLHQLVSGQLDMDRLDYLRRDSFYTGVTEGNIGSARIIKMLDVADDRLVVESKGIYSIENFLTARRLMYWQVYLHKTSVAYEKMLISTLLRAKELASRGVELFASPAFRFFLYNDINPTEFYNNPDCLENFIQLDDNDIWTALKVWSTHTDKVLSTLSTGMINRNIFKVEISSEPISEDRKKELTLHISQQLGITLSEANYFVSTPSIEKNMYDPADDSIDIIYKDGTIKNIAEASDMLNISLLSKKVKKYYLCYQRLHR; this comes from the coding sequence ATGCCTTACGAAAGAAAGATAATTAACGACCCCGTATTCGGGTTCATCAATATTCCAAAGGGGTTACTGTACGATATAGTACGGCATCCCCTTTTGCAGCGTCTTACCCGCATCAAGCAAGTAGGATTGTCATCTGTTGTGTACCCCGGTGCGCAACACACCCGCTTCCAACACTCCTTAGGTGCTTTTTATCTGATGAGTGAAGCTATCACCCAACTGACCTCCAAAGGCAACTTCATCTTTGATAGTGAAGCGGAAGCCGTACAGGCTGCCATCTTGTTGCATGATATAGGACACGGACCTTTCTCGCATGTGCTGGAAGACACGATTGTAAAAGGAGTCTCACACGAAGAGATTTCTCTCATGCTGATGGAACGGATGAACAAAGAGATGAACGGCCAGCTGAGTCTTGCCATCCAAATCTTCAAGGACGAATACCCGAAACGCTTTCTACATCAACTCGTAAGCGGTCAGTTGGATATGGACCGACTTGATTATCTTCGCCGCGACAGCTTTTACACAGGCGTGACAGAAGGTAACATCGGTTCTGCCCGAATTATCAAAATGCTTGATGTAGCGGATGACCGTTTGGTTGTCGAATCCAAAGGGATCTATTCTATCGAGAATTTCCTCACGGCACGTCGCCTGATGTACTGGCAAGTATACCTGCACAAGACGTCCGTGGCATACGAAAAGATGCTGATTAGTACTCTATTACGTGCCAAAGAACTAGCTTCACGAGGAGTGGAACTATTTGCATCACCCGCATTTCGTTTTTTCCTTTACAATGATATCAATCCTACGGAATTCTATAATAACCCCGACTGTCTGGAGAATTTCATCCAGCTGGACGACAACGATATATGGACAGCCTTGAAAGTGTGGAGCACCCACACAGATAAGGTACTTTCTACTTTAAGTACGGGAATGATAAACCGAAATATCTTTAAAGTGGAAATTTCGTCGGAACCTATTAGTGAGGACAGAAAAAAAGAATTAACTTTGCACATCAGCCAGCAATTAGGCATAACCCTTTCCGAAGCGAACTATTTTGTCTCTACCCCCAGCATCGAAAAGAATATGTATGACCCGGCAGATGACAGTATTGATATTATCTACAAAGACGGCACTATCAAAAATATTGCCGAAGCATCGGACATGCTGAACATCTCATTATTGTCCAAAAAGGTAAAGAAATACTATCTCTGCTATCAGAGATTACACAGATAA
- the pyrF gene encoding orotidine-5'-phosphate decarboxylase, producing MDKQQLFENIKRKKSFLCVGLDTDIKKIPEHLLKEEDPIFAFNKAIIDATADLCIAYKPNLAFYESMGVKGWIAFEKTVKYIKDNYPDQFIIADAKRGDIGNTSAMYARTFFDELDIDSVTVAPYMGEDSVTPFLTYEGKWVILLALTSNKGSHDFQLTEDVNGERLFEKVLRKSQEWAGDDRMMYVVGATQGRAFEDIRKIVPNHFLLVPGIGAQGGSLEEVCKYGMNSTCGLIVNSSRGIIYVDKTEKFAEAARTAAQEVQAQMAEQLKAIL from the coding sequence ATGGATAAGCAACAATTATTTGAAAACATAAAGCGCAAAAAGTCATTCCTTTGTGTAGGACTTGATACTGACATCAAGAAAATACCGGAACATCTGTTGAAAGAAGAAGATCCGATCTTCGCGTTCAACAAAGCAATCATTGACGCGACAGCTGATTTGTGTATCGCCTACAAACCCAATCTGGCTTTCTATGAAAGCATGGGTGTAAAAGGATGGATCGCATTTGAAAAGACAGTAAAATACATCAAAGATAACTATCCGGATCAATTCATCATCGCTGACGCAAAGCGTGGTGACATCGGAAATACTTCTGCAATGTATGCCCGCACATTCTTTGATGAATTGGATATTGACTCTGTAACAGTAGCCCCCTACATGGGCGAAGACAGCGTTACTCCGTTCCTTACTTATGAAGGCAAATGGGTAATCCTGTTGGCATTGACTTCCAACAAAGGATCTCATGACTTCCAATTGACAGAGGATGTAAACGGCGAACGTCTGTTCGAGAAAGTATTACGCAAATCACAGGAATGGGCTGGCGACGACCGCATGATGTATGTGGTAGGTGCTACTCAAGGACGTGCTTTTGAGGATATCCGTAAGATTGTCCCGAACCATTTCCTTCTCGTACCAGGCATAGGAGCACAAGGCGGTTCACTCGAAGAAGTTTGCAAATATGGTATGAACAGTACATGCGGATTGATTGTTAATTCTTCACGTGGTATTATCTACGTAGATAAAACAGAGAAATTTGCAGAAGCTGCCCGCACCGCCGCACAAGAAGTGCAGGCACAAATGGCTGAACAACTCAAAGCAATTCTCTGA
- the prfA gene encoding peptide chain release factor 1, with protein sequence MADNSTILEKLDGLVARFEEISTLITDPAVIADQKRYVKLTKEYKELDDLMKARKEYIQLLGNIEEAKNILANETDAEMREMAKEEMDNSQERLPTLEEEIKLMLVPADPQDSKNAILEIRGGAGGDEAAIFAGDLFRMYAKFCETKGWKMEVSNANEGTAGGFKEVVCSVTGDNVYGILKYESGVHRVQRVPATETQGRVHTSAASVAVLPEAEEFDVVINEGEIKWDTFRSGGAGGQNVNKVESGVRLRYIWKNPNTGIAEEILIECTETRDQPKNKERALARLRTFIYDKEHQKYIDDIASKRKTMVSTGDRSAKIRTYNYPQGRITDHRINYTIYNLAAFMDGDIQDCIDHLIVAENAERLKESEL encoded by the coding sequence ATGGCAGACAATAGTACCATACTAGAAAAATTAGACGGACTCGTAGCCCGTTTTGAAGAAATATCTACCCTTATCACAGACCCGGCAGTGATTGCCGATCAGAAACGTTATGTCAAGTTGACTAAAGAATATAAGGAATTAGACGACTTGATGAAAGCAAGGAAAGAATATATCCAACTACTGGGTAATATTGAAGAAGCTAAAAATATCCTTGCCAATGAAACGGATGCTGAAATGCGCGAAATGGCGAAAGAAGAAATGGACAATAGCCAAGAGCGACTCCCGACGTTGGAAGAAGAAATCAAACTAATGCTTGTTCCTGCTGACCCGCAAGACAGCAAGAACGCTATTCTCGAAATCCGCGGAGGCGCAGGAGGCGATGAAGCAGCTATCTTTGCTGGCGACCTCTTCCGTATGTATGCCAAATTCTGTGAAACCAAAGGTTGGAAAATGGAAGTCTCCAATGCGAACGAAGGAACAGCTGGTGGATTCAAAGAAGTCGTTTGTAGTGTGACAGGCGATAATGTATACGGAATTTTAAAATACGAATCGGGAGTGCACCGCGTACAACGTGTTCCTGCTACTGAAACGCAAGGACGTGTTCACACTTCAGCCGCATCAGTGGCCGTGCTTCCTGAAGCGGAAGAATTCGATGTGGTCATCAACGAAGGAGAAATCAAATGGGACACCTTCCGAAGTGGTGGTGCCGGCGGACAGAATGTAAACAAGGTAGAATCCGGAGTACGCCTGCGTTACATCTGGAAGAACCCGAACACAGGCATCGCTGAAGAAATCCTCATCGAATGTACCGAAACACGTGACCAACCCAAAAACAAGGAGCGTGCCTTGGCCCGTCTCCGTACTTTTATCTACGACAAAGAACATCAGAAATATATCGATGATATTGCCTCCAAACGTAAGACAATGGTATCGACCGGAGACCGTTCAGCAAAAATACGGACTTACAATTATCCCCAGGGCCGCATCACCGACCACCGCATCAACTATACAATCTATAATCTGGCAGCCTTCATGGACGGAGACATCCAGGATTGTATCGACCATCTGATCGTAGCGGAAAACGCGGAACGCCTGAAAGAAAGCGAACTTTAA
- a CDS encoding AIR synthase-related protein — protein MSNQRYMMRGVSASKEDVHNAIKNIDKGIFPKAFCKIIPDILGGDPEYCNIMHADGAGTKSSLAYMYWKETGDLSVWKGIAQDALIMNIDDLLCVGAVDNILVSSTIGRNKLLIPGEVISAIINGTDELLAELREMGVGVYATGGETADVGDLVRTIIVDSTVTCRMKRSDVIDNANIRPGDVIVGLASYGQATYEKEYNGGMGSNGLTSARHDVFGKYLAEKYPESYDAAVPEELVYSGKLKLTDSVENSPIDAGKLVLSPTRTYAPVVKKLLDALRPKIHGMVHCSGGAQTKVLHFVENVRVVKDNLFPVPPLFKTIQEQSGTDWAEMYKVFNMGHRLEVYLSPEHAEEVIAISESFGIPAQIVGRVEACEQTELIIKSEFGEFRY, from the coding sequence ATGAGTAATCAACGATACATGATGCGTGGAGTAAGCGCATCGAAAGAAGATGTGCACAACGCCATCAAGAACATCGACAAAGGAATCTTCCCGAAAGCATTCTGTAAAATTATTCCCGATATATTGGGAGGTGACCCGGAATATTGCAACATCATGCATGCCGATGGTGCCGGAACCAAATCATCTCTTGCTTATATGTACTGGAAAGAAACGGGTGACTTATCTGTATGGAAAGGTATTGCACAGGATGCGTTGATTATGAATATCGACGACCTGCTTTGTGTAGGTGCTGTTGACAATATCCTTGTTTCTTCTACCATCGGACGTAACAAACTGTTGATTCCAGGAGAAGTAATCTCTGCCATCATCAACGGGACAGATGAATTGCTAGCCGAACTCCGTGAAATGGGCGTAGGTGTATATGCAACTGGTGGTGAAACAGCTGATGTCGGCGATTTGGTACGCACCATCATCGTTGACTCTACCGTAACCTGCCGCATGAAGCGTTCAGACGTTATCGACAATGCCAATATTCGTCCGGGTGACGTTATTGTCGGGTTGGCTTCTTACGGACAAGCTACTTACGAAAAAGAATACAACGGCGGTATGGGTAGCAACGGTTTGACGAGTGCCCGCCACGACGTATTCGGCAAATATCTTGCTGAAAAATATCCGGAAAGCTATGATGCTGCAGTGCCTGAAGAATTGGTTTATTCCGGCAAGTTAAAACTGACAGACAGCGTAGAAAATTCTCCGATTGATGCTGGTAAGTTAGTACTCTCTCCTACTCGTACATACGCGCCGGTAGTCAAGAAATTACTTGATGCATTGCGCCCGAAAATCCACGGAATGGTACATTGCTCCGGTGGTGCACAAACTAAAGTACTGCATTTTGTAGAAAATGTACGCGTAGTAAAAGACAATCTTTTCCCTGTTCCTCCTTTATTCAAAACGATCCAAGAACAAAGCGGCACGGACTGGGCAGAAATGTATAAGGTATTCAATATGGGACATCGCCTCGAAGTTTACCTGTCACCGGAACATGCGGAAGAAGTAATTGCTATCTCCGAATCATTCGGTATCCCGGCACAGATTGTAGGACGTGTTGAAGCATGCGAGCAAACAGAATTAATCATTAAGAGCGAATTCGGAGAATTTAGATATTAA
- a CDS encoding LemA family protein, with protein MKKSIIIILAVVAILVIWAVSVYNGLVTMDENVSGQWANVETQYQRRADLIPNLVNTVKGYATHEKETLEGVVAARSQATQIKVDAADLTPEKLAQYQKAQGAVTSALGKLLAITENYPDLKANQNFLELQAQLEGTENRINVARKNFNDAAQAYNTNIRRFPKSIFAGMFGFDKKAYFEAEEGSEKAPKVEF; from the coding sequence ATGAAAAAGTCAATTATTATCATCTTAGCCGTTGTGGCTATCCTTGTCATATGGGCAGTAAGTGTATATAATGGTCTGGTTACCATGGACGAAAATGTAAGTGGCCAATGGGCAAATGTAGAGACTCAATACCAACGTCGTGCTGACTTGATTCCTAACCTGGTAAACACTGTGAAAGGATATGCGACACATGAAAAGGAAACGCTGGAAGGAGTTGTTGCCGCACGTAGCCAGGCTACTCAAATCAAAGTAGACGCCGCCGACCTGACACCGGAAAAGTTAGCACAATATCAAAAAGCACAAGGTGCTGTAACATCAGCATTGGGCAAGTTATTAGCCATTACTGAGAATTATCCGGACCTGAAAGCTAACCAGAACTTCCTGGAACTTCAAGCTCAACTGGAAGGAACAGAAAACCGTATCAATGTAGCACGCAAAAACTTCAATGATGCTGCACAGGCTTATAATACCAATATCCGCCGCTTCCCAAAGAGCATCTTCGCCGGAATGTTCGGCTTCGATAAAAAAGCATACTTTGAAGCTGAGGAAGGAAGTGAGAAGGCTCCGAAGGTAGAATTCTAA
- a CDS encoding TPM domain-containing protein: MKSILTFILATILLLPLQAQEKVYTVDNLPKVHLQNKMQYVCNPAGILSQAACDSIDSMLYALEQQTGIETVVAVVPSIGEEDCFNFCHQLLNKWGVGKKDKNNGLVILLVTDQRCIQFYTGYGLEGVLPDAICKRIQTRYMLPYLKDGNWDAGMVAGLKATCQRLDGSMENDALSDSSDGGSFDFILAILCFMVIGGGLAFFSARKQSRCPKCGKHQLQRSGSTVVSRINGVKTEDVTYICRNCGHTIIRRQQSYDSDYHHRGGGGGGPFIGGFGGGSFGGGGGGFSGGSFGGGMGGGGGAGSRF; the protein is encoded by the coding sequence ATGAAATCAATACTGACTTTTATATTGGCAACTATTCTTCTGCTCCCATTACAAGCTCAAGAAAAAGTATACACGGTAGACAACCTCCCGAAAGTACATCTGCAAAACAAAATGCAATATGTCTGTAACCCGGCAGGAATACTTTCACAGGCTGCTTGTGACAGTATAGACTCCATGCTTTATGCCTTGGAACAACAAACAGGAATTGAAACGGTGGTTGCCGTAGTTCCCTCAATCGGAGAAGAAGATTGTTTCAACTTCTGCCACCAGTTGCTTAATAAATGGGGTGTAGGAAAGAAGGACAAAAATAACGGATTAGTCATTTTGTTGGTCACCGATCAACGTTGTATCCAATTCTATACAGGTTACGGTCTGGAAGGAGTACTCCCCGACGCTATCTGTAAAAGGATTCAGACAAGATATATGCTTCCTTACCTGAAAGACGGAAACTGGGACGCAGGAATGGTGGCTGGCCTGAAAGCGACTTGTCAGCGGCTTGACGGTTCGATGGAAAATGACGCTCTCTCCGATTCAAGCGACGGTGGTTCATTTGATTTTATTCTTGCTATCCTCTGCTTTATGGTAATCGGTGGAGGTCTGGCTTTCTTTTCGGCACGTAAACAAAGCCGGTGTCCGAAATGTGGCAAACATCAATTGCAGAGAAGCGGAAGCACAGTCGTATCCCGGATTAATGGGGTGAAAACAGAAGATGTCACCTATATATGCAGAAATTGCGGACATACCATCATACGCCGCCAGCAAAGTTATGATAGTGACTACCATCACCGGGGAGGCGGCGGAGGCGGTCCGTTCATCGGCGGCTTTGGCGGAGGTAGTTTCGGAGGCGGTGGCGGTGGCTTTAGCGGAGGCAGCTTCGGCGGAGGAATGGGTGGCGGCGGCGGTGCCGGTTCTCGTTTCTAA
- a CDS encoding alpha/beta hydrolase, translated as MRRKIVYSIIVVMLVLTGCTIGGSFYMLNFSLTPNAKILSKDADSYPFMYKDYPFLRPWVDSLRQVDALKDTFIINPHGTQLHAYYVAAPQPTSKTAVIVHGYTDNAIRMFMIGYLYNRDLGYNILLPDLQHQGESEGPAIQMGWKDRWDVLQWMNIANELFGDSTQMVIHGISMGGATTMMVSGEEQKPFVKCFVEDCGYTSVWDEFSHELKSSFHLPPFPLMYTTSWLCEKKYGWNFKDASSLKQVAKCRLPMLFIHGDKDTYVPTWMVYPLYEAKPDPKELWIVPGAAHAVSYKENKQEYTDRVRAFVGRYIH; from the coding sequence ATGAGGAGAAAAATTGTATATAGCATCATTGTCGTTATGCTGGTATTGACCGGCTGCACTATCGGAGGAAGTTTTTATATGTTAAACTTCTCGCTGACTCCGAATGCCAAAATTTTGTCTAAAGATGCTGACTCTTATCCCTTCATGTATAAAGATTACCCTTTCCTGCGCCCATGGGTGGATAGTCTGAGACAAGTAGATGCACTGAAAGATACTTTCATCATTAACCCGCACGGGACACAATTGCACGCTTATTATGTAGCTGCCCCGCAACCTACCAGTAAGACAGCCGTCATTGTGCATGGATATACAGATAATGCCATCCGCATGTTTATGATCGGGTATCTGTATAACCGTGATTTAGGATATAATATATTACTTCCCGACCTGCAACATCAGGGAGAAAGTGAAGGTCCCGCCATCCAGATGGGGTGGAAAGACCGCTGGGACGTATTGCAATGGATGAACATCGCTAATGAACTCTTCGGAGATAGTACGCAAATGGTCATACACGGTATTTCGATGGGAGGTGCGACAACCATGATGGTATCCGGTGAGGAGCAAAAACCGTTCGTTAAATGTTTTGTTGAAGATTGCGGCTACACCAGTGTATGGGACGAATTCTCACACGAACTTAAATCCAGTTTCCATCTTCCTCCTTTCCCGCTAATGTATACCACAAGCTGGCTATGCGAGAAGAAATATGGATGGAACTTCAAAGATGCCTCTTCATTAAAGCAAGTGGCGAAATGCCGACTTCCCATGTTGTTTATTCACGGTGACAAAGATACATACGTCCCCACCTGGATGGTATATCCGCTCTACGAAGCCAAACCGGATCCCAAAGAATTGTGGATTGTACCGGGAGCCGCGCATGCCGTTTCATACAAAGAGAATAAACAGGAATATACCGACCGAGTCCGTGCATTCGTCGGGCGATACATTCATTAA
- a CDS encoding shikimate dehydrogenase family protein — MEKYGLIGYPLRHSFSIGYFNEKFKSEGINAEYVNFEIPTINNFMEVIEENPNLCGLNVTIPYKEQVIPFLDELDRDTAKIGAVNVIKIIRQQKGKVKLVGYNSDIIGFTQSIQPLLQSHHKKALILGTGGASKAVYHGLKNLGIESLFVSRTHKGDDMLTYEELTPEIMAEYTVIVNSTPVGMFPKVDFCPNIPYELLTPNHLLYDLLYNPNITLFMKKGEAQGAVVKNGLEMLLLQAFAAWEIWHK; from the coding sequence ATGGAAAAATATGGTTTAATCGGCTACCCTCTGCGACATTCATTTTCTATCGGTTATTTTAATGAGAAGTTCAAATCTGAAGGAATCAATGCAGAGTATGTGAATTTCGAGATTCCCACCATCAACAACTTCATGGAAGTTATTGAAGAGAATCCCAACCTATGCGGACTCAATGTCACCATTCCTTACAAAGAACAAGTGATCCCTTTTCTGGATGAGCTCGATCGTGATACCGCAAAGATAGGTGCGGTAAATGTTATTAAAATCATCCGCCAGCAAAAAGGAAAGGTCAAATTAGTCGGCTACAACTCCGACATCATTGGATTCACTCAATCCATTCAACCTTTGCTGCAGTCTCATCACAAGAAAGCATTGATTCTGGGTACAGGCGGAGCTTCCAAAGCAGTATACCACGGCCTAAAGAACCTAGGGATCGAAAGTCTATTCGTATCGCGCACCCACAAAGGCGACGATATGCTGACTTATGAAGAACTGACTCCCGAAATTATGGCAGAATACACAGTCATTGTCAATAGCACTCCCGTAGGCATGTTTCCTAAGGTAGATTTCTGTCCCAATATCCCTTATGAGCTACTAACTCCAAACCATTTACTCTACGATTTGTTATATAATCCAAACATTACACTGTTCATGAAAAAAGGAGAAGCACAAGGGGCTGTCGTAAAAAATGGTCTTGAAATGCTCCTGCTCCAAGCATTCGCCGCTTGGGAGATATGGCATAAATAG
- the ubiE gene encoding bifunctional demethylmenaquinone methyltransferase/2-methoxy-6-polyprenyl-1,4-benzoquinol methylase UbiE, whose product MDYPQQHIKPYDKEGKKTEQVERMFDNIAHAYDKLNHTLSLGIDRSWRRKAIDWLRPFQPQRMMDVATGTGDFAILACRKLQPAELIGTDISEGMMNVGREKVMKEGLSDKISFAREDCTSLSFADNDFDAITVAFGIRNFEDLDKGLSEMCRVLKPGGHLVILELTTPDRFPMKQLFSIYSKVVIPLLGKLLSKDNSAYRYLPDTIKVFPQGEVMKGVIARAGFSEVNFKRLTFGICTLYTATK is encoded by the coding sequence ATGGACTACCCACAACAACATATCAAGCCTTACGACAAGGAGGGCAAGAAAACCGAACAGGTGGAACGTATGTTCGACAATATCGCACATGCCTACGACAAGTTGAACCATACCCTATCTTTAGGTATCGACCGTAGCTGGCGCAGAAAAGCGATAGACTGGTTACGCCCTTTCCAACCGCAACGCATGATGGACGTAGCTACCGGTACGGGGGATTTTGCAATCCTCGCCTGCCGCAAACTGCAACCTGCCGAACTGATCGGCACGGACATCTCGGAAGGTATGATGAACGTGGGACGTGAAAAAGTAATGAAGGAAGGACTCTCGGACAAAATCTCTTTTGCCCGAGAGGACTGTACTTCACTCTCTTTTGCCGACAATGATTTTGACGCTATCACCGTAGCTTTCGGTATCCGCAACTTCGAAGACCTCGATAAAGGGCTCTCCGAAATGTGCCGTGTATTGAAACCGGGCGGTCATCTTGTGATTCTGGAACTTACTACTCCGGATCGTTTCCCGATGAAACAGCTGTTTTCCATCTACTCTAAAGTCGTCATTCCATTACTGGGCAAGCTTCTCTCCAAAGACAACAGTGCCTACCGCTATCTGCCGGACACGATCAAAGTATTCCCTCAAGGGGAAGTCATGAAAGGAGTCATCGCCCGAGCCGGATTTAGCGAAGTCAACTTCAAACGGCTGACCTTTGGCATTTGCACTCTTTATACCGCGACAAAATAG
- a CDS encoding phosphoribosylaminoimidazolesuccinocarboxamide synthase — protein MKALTKTDFNFPGQKSVYHGKVRDVYNINGEKLVMVATDRISAFDVVLPEGIPYKGQMLNQIAAKFLDATTDICPNWKLATPDPMVTVGVLCEGFPVEMIVRGYLCGSAWRAYKSGVREICGVKLPDGMRENQKFPEPIVTPTTKAEMGLHDEDISKEEILKQGLATPEEYEILEKYTLALFKRGTEIAAERGLILVDTKYEFGKHNGTIYLMDEIHTPDSSRYFYAEGYQERFEKGEPQKQLSKEFVREWLMENGFQGKDGQKVPEMTPAIVQSISDRYIELFENITGEKFVKEDTTNIAERIFKNVETFLNL, from the coding sequence ATGAAAGCATTAACAAAAACAGATTTCAACTTTCCGGGACAGAAAAGTGTGTACCACGGAAAAGTGCGCGATGTGTACAACATCAACGGCGAAAAACTCGTCATGGTAGCAACCGACCGTATTTCGGCCTTTGACGTAGTACTGCCTGAAGGTATTCCTTACAAAGGACAAATGCTGAACCAGATTGCAGCCAAATTCCTTGATGCCACTACTGACATCTGTCCGAACTGGAAACTGGCTACTCCGGACCCAATGGTAACAGTGGGCGTATTGTGCGAAGGTTTTCCGGTAGAAATGATTGTACGTGGTTACTTGTGTGGCAGCGCATGGCGTGCTTACAAAAGTGGTGTTCGCGAAATTTGCGGCGTTAAGTTGCCGGACGGAATGCGCGAAAACCAAAAATTCCCGGAACCTATCGTAACTCCGACTACGAAAGCAGAAATGGGATTGCACGACGAAGACATCTCCAAGGAAGAAATCCTGAAACAAGGACTGGCTACTCCGGAAGAGTATGAAATTCTTGAAAAATATACATTAGCTCTTTTCAAACGTGGTACTGAAATCGCAGCAGAACGCGGACTGATTCTCGTAGATACAAAATACGAATTCGGTAAACACAACGGCACTATCTACCTGATGGACGAAATCCATACTCCGGATTCAAGCCGTTATTTCTACGCTGAAGGTTATCAGGAACGTTTCGAAAAAGGCGAACCACAGAAGCAACTTTCTAAAGAGTTCGTTCGCGAATGGTTGATGGAAAACGGTTTCCAGGGCAAAGACGGTCAGAAGGTACCTGAAATGACTCCGGCTATCGTACAAAGCATCAGCGACCGTTATATCGAATTGTTCGAAAACATCACAGGTGAGAAATTTGTAAAAGAAGATACCACCAACATCGCTGAACGTATATTCAAAAACGTTGAAACGTTCTTGAATTTATAA